The following are encoded together in the Acetomicrobium sp. S15 = DSM 107314 genome:
- a CDS encoding helix-turn-helix domain-containing protein yields the protein MGYGEVIRSARKRKHLTQEQLAEKICVSRSAI from the coding sequence GTGGGATACGGAGAAGTTATACGCTCAGCACGCAAGCGTAAGCACCTTACACAAGAACAACTTGCAGAAAAGATATGTGTATCGCGGTCAGCAATAT